The segment GGGCTGGAAGGACATCTGGCAACTGAGAGCAATCCTAGGAAGAGGAGAAACAGAAAAAGCTGCGACTAAGCAGGAGGTCGCGTAACATGATCCCGAGCGCCGCTCTTCAACCTCCAACTAAAAGCGGGACACTCTCCGGTTTTGCGGCGTTGCCGACACAGCCCGGACTATCGACAGCCAACATTGTGCCTACTCCGGACGGACGCTTCCACCTGCTCGACACTTATGTCACATGGAATGCCACGTCAAAGCTCACCCTCGTGGGGGAAGCCGATTACGTCATCAACCGTTCGTTCGAGCGCTCCGCGCCGGCGCACGTCACAGGCGGTGCAGCATACGCGCATTATCAACTCACACCTAAGGTGGCTCTAACGGCTCGGGCTGAATACCTGTCGGATCGTGGCGGCCTGTTCAGCGGGGTAACGCAAGCGCTGAAAGAGACCACCTTCACTACCGAATACCGTCTCGCCGAGGGGTTCCTGATGCGCGGCGAATGGAGACGCGATTTCTCCAACCAGCCGTTTTTTCTCACCGACCTTGCCAATGTGCTGAAGAAGGAACGGAACACCGCGACTCTCGGGTTGATCTGGTGGTGGGGACAAAAACAAGGGACATGGTAGTTGCAGGAGACAAGACTTATGCAGGACTTGATTTTCATCGTGGCGACCATCGCGTTCTTCGCAATGTCGATCGGATATGTGCGGTTCTGTGACCGCGTGAAGTGAGGAAGAAACGTATGCATCTGGAATCAGCAATCATGCTTGCCGTCAGCGCGCTGATGACCGTGTACCTGGTCTACGCGCTGTTGCGGCCGGAGAAGTTCTGACATGACAGCCAACGGATGGCTACAGATTGTCGTTTTCCTGCTATTGGTCCTGGCGGTGACCAAGCCGCTCGGGGTCTACATGGCGCGCGTGTTCAACCGCGAGCGGACATTCATGGATCCGGTGTTGCGTCCCCTCGAGCGGCTGCTCTACCGCGTGACGGGCGTGGACGAGGACCACGAGATGCGCTGGACCGAATACGCCGTCGCCATGCTGCTGTTCAGCCTGGTGTCGATGGTGGTGCTGTATCTGATGCAGCGGCTTCAGGGCTATCTGCCGTTTAACCCGCAGAAAATGGGCGCGGTCTCACCTCCAGCCCTGGCATTCAACACCGCTGCGTCGTTCACCACCAACACCAATTGGCAGAACTACGGTGGCGAAAGCACCATGAGCTACTTCACCCAAATGGCCGGCCTCGCCTACCACAACTTCATCTCGGCGGCGGTGGGCATTGCGCTGGCCATTGCCTTCATTCGCGGCGTCGCGCGCCGCCAGATGGAGACGATCGGCAATTTCTGGGTGGACATGGTCCGCAGTTGCCTGTGGGTGCTGCTGCCGTTCTGCATCGTGGGCGCGCTGGTCCTGGTTTCGCAGGGCGTGGTTCAGAACCTGAAGCCCTACGACACGGTCAAGCTGGTTGAACCGCAACAGGTGCAGAAGCTGGACGCGAATGCAAAGCCGGTGCTCGGCCCGGACGGCAAGCCCGTCATGGATGTGGTCACAGAGCAAACCATCGCCCAGGGGCCCGTTGCTTCGCAGGAAATCATCAAGGAACTCGGCACCAACGGCGGCGGCTTCTTCAACGCCAACAGTTCGCACCCGTTTGAGAATCCGACACCCCTGTCCAACCTGATTGAGTTGGTGTCTATTTTCGCCATCGGCTCCGGATTGACTTACACACTCGGGCGGATGACAGGATCGCCGCGCCATGGGTGGGCGGTGTGGGCCGCGATGGCGATTTTGTTTGTGGCGGGCGTGACCGTGGCGTACTGGGCTGAGGCGCGGGGCAATCCGCTGTATCCCGCAGCCGTAGCTCAACACGCCAACTCGTCACAGCCCGGCGGAAACATGGAAGGCAAAGACGTTCGCTTCGGAATTGCCAACACCGCCCTGTGGGCGACGGTTACGACCGACGCAAGCTGCGGTGCGATCAACGGTTGGCACGATTCCTTTACCCCCCTGGGTGGCATGGTGCCGCTGGTCAACATCATGTTGAGCGAAGTCATCTTCGGCGGGGTGGGCGCCGGCATGTACGGCATGCTCATCTACATTGTGCTCGCCGTATTCATTGCCGGACTAATGGTCGGGCGAACGCCGGAGTACCTGGGCAAGAAAATCGAAGGTTACGACGTGAAGATGGCCATGCTCGTGGTGCTGGTGTTCCCGCTGGTGATCCTGGTGTTCACGGCGATTTCGGCGGTGAAGCCGTTCGGCACTTCAAGCATCCTGAATGCCGGGCCGCATGGACTGTCTGAGATCCTCTACTCATTCACATCGCAGGCCGGAAACAACGGCTCCGCGTTCGCGGGACTCACCACCAATACCCTTTGGTACAACACCGCGGGCGCGTTCACCATGTTGATTGGGCGCTTCCTGATGATCATCCCCATGCTGGCAATCGCCGGCAACCTGGCGCGCAAGAAATACGTGCCGCCTTCCCTGGGCACGTTCCCGGTGACGACGCCGCTGTTCACCGTACTGCTGATCGGCGTGATCCTGATCGTCGGAGCGCTCACGTTTTTCCCGGCTCTGAGCCTGGGCCCGATTCTGGAGCACCTGCTGATGGGCGCCGGCAAGACTTTCTGAGGATTTATGGCGAGACAAAAAGCGATTTGGGAATGGAAGATCGTGCGCCGCGCGATCTGGGACGCAATCGTGAAGCTGAACCCGCGCAAGATGATGGGCAATCCCGTTATGTTTGTGGTGGAAGTGGGCAGCGTGATCACCACCGTGCTGCTGTTCCGCGGCGGCACGGCCTTCAAGTTCAACCTGCAGATCACGCTGTGGCTCTGGTTCACCGTACTGTTCGCCAATTTCGCCGAGGCGATGGCCGAAGGACGCGGCAAAGCCCAAGCGGACACGCTGCGCAAGGCCAGGGCGGAAACGGTCGCGAACCGTTTGCTCGCTAACGGGCAGATAGAAAAAGTACCCAGTTCCAAGCTGCGTGCCGGGGACATGGTCCTGGTTTCTGCCGGCGAGTTCATTCCCTCCGACGGTGAGATCACCGAGGGCGTGGCTTCGGTGGATGAATCGGCCATCACCGGCGAGTCCGCTCCCGTGATCCGCGAATCCGGCGGGGACCGCTCTGCCGTGACCGGCGGCACGCGCGTCCTTTCCGACCAAATCAAAGTCAAGATCACCTCGAACCCGGGTGAGACCTTCCTCGATCGCATGATCGCCCTGGTGGAGGGCGCCGAGCGGCAGAAGACACCCAACGAGATTGCGCTGAACATTCTGCTGGCGGGCTTGACAATCATCTTCCTGTTAGCGGTGGTGACCTTACAGCCGTTCGCGATTTACTCCGGCTCGCCCCAGACCGTGTTTGTGCTGGTATCGCTGCTGGTGTGCCTGATCCCGACCACCATCGGGGGCCTTCTGTCCGCCATCGGCATTGCCGGCATGGACCGGCTGATTCAGCACAACGTGCTTGCCATGTCCGGGCGTGCGGTGGAGGCGGCCGGTGATGTCAACACGCTGCTGCTCGACAAAACGGGAACCATCACACTGGGCAACCGGCAGGCCTCGCGCTTCATTCCCGCGCCCGGTGTTACCGAGCAGGAACTGGCGGATGCCGCCCAGCTTTCCTCGCTTGCCGACGAGACTCCGGAAGGCCGCTCGATTGTCGTGCTGGCCAAGGAGAAATATGGCCTGCGCGGACGCGAGTTGGGAAAGCACGAAGCGGAGTTCGTGCCCTTCTCCGCACAGACGCGCATGTCGGGCGTGAACATGAATGGCTTCCAGATCCGCAAGGGCGCGGTGGACGCGATCGCCAACTTTGTCAAGCAGGGAGGCCG is part of the Terriglobia bacterium genome and harbors:
- the kdpB gene encoding potassium-transporting ATPase subunit KdpB; amino-acid sequence: MARQKAIWEWKIVRRAIWDAIVKLNPRKMMGNPVMFVVEVGSVITTVLLFRGGTAFKFNLQITLWLWFTVLFANFAEAMAEGRGKAQADTLRKARAETVANRLLANGQIEKVPSSKLRAGDMVLVSAGEFIPSDGEITEGVASVDESAITGESAPVIRESGGDRSAVTGGTRVLSDQIKVKITSNPGETFLDRMIALVEGAERQKTPNEIALNILLAGLTIIFLLAVVTLQPFAIYSGSPQTVFVLVSLLVCLIPTTIGGLLSAIGIAGMDRLIQHNVLAMSGRAVEAAGDVNTLLLDKTGTITLGNRQASRFIPAPGVTEQELADAAQLSSLADETPEGRSIVVLAKEKYGLRGRELGKHEAEFVPFSAQTRMSGVNMNGFQIRKGAVDAIANFVKQGGRDFPVQVQASVEQIARAGGTPLVVAEKSRGALGVIELKDIVKGGMKERFDQLRAIGIRTVMITGDNPLTAAAIAREAGVDDFLAQATPKDKMDLIKSEQAGGKLVAMTGDGTNDAPALAQADVGVAMNTGTQAAKEAGNMVDLDSNPTKLIEVVEIGKQLLMTRGALTTFSIANDVAKYFAIIPAMFAGTFPVLNALNIMHLQTPQSAVLSAVIFNALIIIALIPLALRGVKYRPMAAAALLRRNLWIYGAGGIIVPFIGIKLIDMLISSVRLA
- the kdpA gene encoding potassium-transporting ATPase subunit KdpA: MTANGWLQIVVFLLLVLAVTKPLGVYMARVFNRERTFMDPVLRPLERLLYRVTGVDEDHEMRWTEYAVAMLLFSLVSMVVLYLMQRLQGYLPFNPQKMGAVSPPALAFNTAASFTTNTNWQNYGGESTMSYFTQMAGLAYHNFISAAVGIALAIAFIRGVARRQMETIGNFWVDMVRSCLWVLLPFCIVGALVLVSQGVVQNLKPYDTVKLVEPQQVQKLDANAKPVLGPDGKPVMDVVTEQTIAQGPVASQEIIKELGTNGGGFFNANSSHPFENPTPLSNLIELVSIFAIGSGLTYTLGRMTGSPRHGWAVWAAMAILFVAGVTVAYWAEARGNPLYPAAVAQHANSSQPGGNMEGKDVRFGIANTALWATVTTDASCGAINGWHDSFTPLGGMVPLVNIMLSEVIFGGVGAGMYGMLIYIVLAVFIAGLMVGRTPEYLGKKIEGYDVKMAMLVVLVFPLVILVFTAISAVKPFGTSSILNAGPHGLSEILYSFTSQAGNNGSAFAGLTTNTLWYNTAGAFTMLIGRFLMIIPMLAIAGNLARKKYVPPSLGTFPVTTPLFTVLLIGVILIVGALTFFPALSLGPILEHLLMGAGKTF
- the kdpF gene encoding K(+)-transporting ATPase subunit F translates to MHLESAIMLAVSALMTVYLVYALLRPEKF
- a CDS encoding porin, yielding MIPSAALQPPTKSGTLSGFAALPTQPGLSTANIVPTPDGRFHLLDTYVTWNATSKLTLVGEADYVINRSFERSAPAHVTGGAAYAHYQLTPKVALTARAEYLSDRGGLFSGVTQALKETTFTTEYRLAEGFLMRGEWRRDFSNQPFFLTDLANVLKKERNTATLGLIWWWGQKQGTW